A genomic window from Candidatus Latescibacterota bacterium includes:
- a CDS encoding helix-turn-helix transcriptional regulator, which produces MILTRNDEILLLAVLRLKDNAYGVTIIAEVEQRAGKKLKFGGLWVSMDNLAKKNLVEKRMADPEPHRGGKSKCYYRLTKQGILALKETAELQENLWKGIPGIIEGTEGA; this is translated from the coding sequence ATGATACTGACACGAAACGACGAGATACTTCTTCTGGCGGTGCTGCGGCTGAAGGATAACGCATACGGGGTGACGATAATCGCGGAGGTCGAACAGCGTGCCGGCAAAAAGCTGAAATTTGGCGGGCTTTGGGTCTCAATGGACAACCTTGCGAAAAAGAATCTTGTCGAAAAGAGGATGGCCGACCCCGAACCGCACAGGGGCGGCAAGAGCAAATGCTATTATCGTCTCACGAAGCAGGGGATTTTGGCGTTGAAGGAGACAGCCGAGCTGCAGGAGAACCTCTGGAAGGGGATCCCCGGGATCATCGAAGGGACTGAGGGCGCGTGA